A part of Solea solea chromosome 8, fSolSol10.1, whole genome shotgun sequence genomic DNA contains:
- the chmp7 gene encoding charged multivesicular body protein 7: MSDATGTTLPPDWDDDERMNFMFSDFKENRDVNTTDWDSKMDFWTTAILKSCRDRRTVCVSLQELNGIFRRKEKSPLGLSTVLQSMIRCGKIQRESEFAVDCGWVSWAVGLLLVKPLKWTFSSLVGSRRLSMEESFVVIELVKEKAAELLQAYKSSEFACRSLLSFHELRVLSSKVCADESTLCMALLQLQREKQVMVSLHEGEKIVKFRQRLSITPVNDVDIGVYQLQISEKLLEEQVNKLGLESDRCREEARALLRQGKKSQALKSLRGCKRLEKRADNLLASLETIRGILERIAQSQTDKTVMQAYQAGVSALRLSLKDVTVERAENLVDQIQELCDTQDEVNQTLSSGVSSADVDLDDLEEELKALLDESKPDLPEVPKNPVRPYVGPGLSVDELSSLLPAVPHCPVNVTTEQLEDELSHLTLTDSGVGVKKASSPAKRLEPLQ; the protein is encoded by the exons ATGTCCGACGCCACCGGGACGACGCTGCCCCCGGACTGGGACGACGACGAGCGGATGAACTTCATGTTCTCTGACTTCAAGGAGAATCGAGACGTGAACACGACGGACTGGGACAGTAAGATGGACTTCTGGACAACTGCGATCCTGAAGAGCTGCAGGGACAGAAGAACCGTGTGTGTCAGTCTGCAGGAGCTCAACGGCATCTTCAGGAGAAAGGAGAAATCCCCACTGGGCCTGTCCACTGTCCTCCAGTCCATGATCAG ATGTGGGAAGATCCAGAGGGAGTCAGAGTTCGCTGTAGACTGTGGCTGGGTGTCCTGGGCGGTCGGCCTGCTCCTGGTCAAACCTCTGAAATGGACCTTCTCCTCTCTGGTTGGAAGCAGACGTCTCTCTATGGAGGAGTCCTTTGTTGTCATCGAACTTGTCAAG gagAAAGCAGCAGAACTCCTCCAGGCGTACAAGAGCAGTGAGTTTGCGTGTCGCTCCCTCCTGTCATTTCACGAGCTCCGCGTTCTCTCCTCTAAAGTCTGTGCCGATGAAAGCACCCTGTGCATGGCTCTACTGCAGCTGCAGAGGGAGAAACAAGTGATGGTGTCACTGCACGAAGGCGAAAAG ATTGTTAAATTTCGCCAGCGTCTCAGCATCACTCCAGTCAATGATGTGGACATAGGCGTCTACCAGCTGCAGATCAGTGAGAAGCTGCTGGAGGAGCAGGTGAACAAACTGGGCTTGGAGTCTGACAG GTGCAGAGAGGAGGCGAGGGCTCTGCTGCGCCAAGGGAAGAAATCACAG GCACTGAAGAGTCTGAGAGGCTGCAAGAGGTTAGAAAAGAGAGCAGACAACTTGCTTGCCAGTTTGGAGACGATCCGAGGAATCCTGGAGAGAATAGCCCAGTCGCAGACTGATAAGACG GTGATGCAGGCGTATCAGGCTGGAGTGTCTGCCCTCAGGCTCTCTTTGAAGGATGTGACTGTGGAACGTGCGGAGAACCTCGTGGATCAAATCCAAGAG TTATGTGACACCCAAGATGAGGTGAATCAGACTTTATCCAGCGGTGTGTCCAGCGCAG atgtGGACCTGGATGATTTGGAGGAAGAACTGAAAGCCTTGTTGGACGAGTCAAAGCCCGATTTACCCGAAGTTCCGAAAAACCCTGTGCGACCCTACGTGGGGCCTGGCCTCTCGGTGGACGAGCTGTCCAGCTTACTGCCCGCTGTCCCTCACTGTCCCGTCAACGTCACCACCGAGCAGCTGGAGGACGAGCTGAGCCACTTGACTCTCACCGATTCAG GAGTTGGAGTGAAGAAAGCATCGTCGCCTGCCAAGAGACTAGAGCCTTTGCAGTGA